From a single Longimicrobium terrae genomic region:
- the cmk gene encoding (d)CMP kinase, translating into MTPPKRPDGIIIALDGPAGSGKSSTARAVAARLGYRHLDSGGFYRAITYAALRAGIDPDSWGSLTHAQLDTLDVHGHATETGYRMTVGGRDVSAEIRAPEVNAHVSQMAAVAGVREWLMDALREAGARGGLVADGRDIGTVVFPDAELKAYLICDPEERALRRLREQGADDLSTEHVRAEAARLQGRDQIDSSREAAPLRQADDAVVIDTTQLTFDEQVARIEGLARERAGIDRNADVS; encoded by the coding sequence GTGACACCTCCCAAACGCCCCGACGGAATCATCATCGCGCTGGACGGGCCAGCGGGGTCGGGCAAGAGCTCCACCGCCAGGGCCGTGGCCGCGCGGCTGGGCTACCGCCACCTGGACTCCGGCGGCTTCTACCGCGCCATCACGTACGCCGCCCTGCGCGCCGGCATCGACCCGGACAGCTGGGGTTCGCTGACGCACGCCCAGCTGGACACGCTGGACGTCCACGGCCACGCCACGGAAACCGGCTACCGCATGACGGTGGGCGGGCGGGACGTGAGCGCCGAGATCCGCGCGCCCGAGGTGAACGCGCACGTGTCGCAGATGGCCGCCGTGGCCGGCGTGCGCGAGTGGCTGATGGACGCGCTGCGCGAGGCGGGCGCCCGCGGCGGGCTGGTGGCGGACGGGCGCGACATCGGCACCGTCGTCTTTCCCGACGCGGAGCTCAAGGCGTACCTCATCTGCGACCCGGAGGAGCGCGCCCTGCGCCGCCTGCGCGAACAGGGTGCGGACGACCTCTCGACCGAGCACGTGCGGGCCGAAGCGGCCCGCCTGCAGGGGCGCGACCAGATCGACAGCAGCCGCGAAGCCGCCCCTCTGCGACAGGCCGACGACGCAGTTGTGATCGACACCACGCAGCTCACCTTCGACGAGCAGGTGGCACGCATCGAGGGGCTCGCGAGGGAGCGGGCCGGGATTGACCGGAACGCGGATGTGTCATAG
- a CDS encoding 30S ribosomal protein S1 → MSDTTEQFAREDGGIATVETPNRNWGSELTIQQIADRAKSLGIRPDLFDEDEYTSDEYEELLAMYEPTLSNIEEGEIVKARILRITDKAVILDLGFKSEGAVTRDEFKDPDSLQIGDEVEVFLENLEDEDGVVVLSKKKADFLRVWEKIREAYEAGTAVQGILTRKIKGGVTVDLMGVDAFLPGSQIALRRVPNIEDLIGENYEFKIIKLNKRRRNIVVSRRVLLEADREIKREKLKKELEVGQVRKGIVKNITDFGAFIDLGGMDGLLHITDMSWGRVGHPSEVVGIADELEVKILDIDWERERLSLGLKQLQDYPWKDVEKKYPVGARVRGRVVSITNYGAFVELEKGVEGLVHISEMSWTRNVRHPSKIVSLGDEIEAVILKVDPEGEKISLGMKQIEEDPWHALPAKYPVGTRLSGKVRNLTSFGAFVEIEPGIDGLVHISDMSWTKRIQHPSEVVKKGDDVEVVILGVDADNKRISLGLKQTQDDPWGDIATQYHPGQEITGPITRLQDKGVAVDLGNDVEGFVPVSQIGVTGLQNPADLFAEGDELEMRITEVDAANHRIVLETIRVPKFEGGQPTLPVAAAQDADEAPAGDEPAEETAPAGDEA, encoded by the coding sequence ATGTCCGACACCACTGAGCAGTTCGCTCGCGAAGACGGCGGCATTGCCACCGTCGAGACCCCCAACCGCAACTGGGGGAGCGAGCTTACCATCCAACAGATCGCCGATCGCGCCAAGTCGCTCGGCATTCGTCCGGACCTCTTCGACGAGGACGAGTACACCTCGGACGAGTACGAAGAGCTTCTCGCGATGTATGAGCCTACCCTCAGCAACATCGAGGAAGGCGAGATCGTCAAGGCCCGCATTCTCCGCATCACGGACAAGGCCGTGATCCTGGATCTGGGCTTCAAGAGCGAAGGCGCGGTCACCCGCGACGAGTTCAAGGACCCCGACTCGCTGCAGATCGGCGACGAGGTCGAAGTCTTCCTGGAGAACCTGGAAGACGAGGACGGCGTCGTCGTCCTGAGCAAGAAGAAGGCGGACTTCCTGCGCGTGTGGGAGAAGATCCGCGAGGCGTACGAGGCCGGCACCGCCGTGCAGGGCATTCTGACCCGCAAGATCAAGGGCGGCGTCACGGTGGACCTGATGGGCGTCGACGCCTTCCTGCCGGGTTCGCAGATCGCGCTGCGCCGGGTTCCGAACATCGAGGACCTGATCGGCGAGAACTACGAGTTCAAGATCATCAAGCTCAACAAGCGCCGCCGCAACATCGTCGTGTCGCGCCGCGTGCTGCTTGAGGCCGACCGCGAGATCAAGCGCGAGAAGCTCAAGAAGGAGCTCGAGGTCGGGCAGGTGCGCAAGGGCATCGTCAAGAACATCACCGACTTCGGTGCGTTCATCGACCTGGGCGGCATGGACGGCCTGCTGCACATCACCGACATGTCGTGGGGCCGCGTGGGCCACCCGTCCGAGGTGGTGGGGATCGCCGACGAGCTGGAAGTCAAGATCCTGGACATCGACTGGGAGCGCGAGCGCCTGTCGCTGGGCCTGAAGCAGCTGCAGGACTACCCTTGGAAGGACGTCGAGAAGAAGTACCCGGTGGGCGCGCGCGTCCGCGGCCGGGTGGTCTCGATCACCAACTACGGCGCCTTCGTGGAGCTGGAGAAGGGCGTCGAGGGCCTGGTTCACATCAGCGAGATGAGCTGGACGCGCAACGTCCGGCACCCGTCCAAGATCGTGTCGCTGGGCGATGAGATCGAGGCCGTGATCCTGAAGGTGGATCCGGAAGGCGAAAAGATCTCGCTGGGCATGAAGCAGATCGAAGAGGATCCGTGGCACGCGCTGCCGGCCAAGTACCCGGTGGGTACGCGCCTCAGCGGCAAGGTGCGGAACCTGACGAGCTTCGGCGCGTTCGTGGAGATCGAGCCGGGCATCGACGGCCTGGTGCACATCTCCGACATGAGCTGGACCAAGCGCATCCAGCACCCCTCCGAGGTCGTCAAGAAGGGTGACGACGTCGAGGTGGTGATCCTGGGCGTGGACGCCGACAACAAGCGCATCTCGCTGGGCCTGAAGCAGACCCAGGACGACCCGTGGGGCGACATCGCCACGCAGTACCACCCGGGCCAGGAGATCACCGGTCCCATCACCCGCCTGCAGGACAAGGGCGTGGCGGTGGACCTGGGCAACGACGTCGAGGGCTTCGTGCCCGTTTCGCAGATCGGCGTGACCGGCCTGCAGAACCCGGCGGACCTGTTCGCCGAGGGCGACGAGCTGGAAATGCGGATCACCGAAGTCGACGCGGCCAACCACCGCATCGTGCTGGAGACGATCCGCGTGCCCAAGTTCGAGGGCGGACAGCCCACCCTTCCCGTCGCCGCCGCGCAGGATGCCGATGAGGCTCCCGCCGGTGACGAGCCCGCGGAAGAGACCGCTCCGGCGGGCGACGAGGCGTAA